The Nocardioides ochotonae genome segment GACGGGCGTCCCGGGCGCATGCGCCGGCGGCGTACGTTCTGAGCATGCGACAGGAAGGCACCCCGTGACCGCCTCCATCCCCGAGCCCGCTCCGCCCTCCCGCGAGCGGGTGATCGCGCGTGGACTGGAGTGGTGCGCCCGCTGGAGCGCGCGCTGGATCCTGATCTTCATCGCGCTCTGGCTGGCCAGCCAGGTCCTCGGCCGAATGTGGACGATCCTGCTGCCGGTGGTCCTGGCGCTGATCGTCACGACCGTGCTCGCCCCGATCTCGATCTTCCTCGAACGACGGCTGCGACTGCCCGCGTCGCTGGCCGCCGCGAGCACGCTGCTCGGCGCGATCGCCGTGATCGTCGCCGTCGGGTTCGCGCTGGCCCCGTCCACCGCCGGTCAGGCGGGGGCGATCGCCGACGACGCCACCGCGGGCCTGGACCGGATCTCGCAGTGGCTGCGCGACACCGACATGGTCACCCACAAGCAGGTCGACACCGCGATCGACGCCGTGCAGGACAAGCTCACCGCCTCCGCCTCCACCATCGCCTCCGGCGTCCTGGTCGGGGTCGGCGCGGTCACCAGCGCCCTGGTGACGCTCACCGTCACCTTGATCCTGACCTTCCTCTTCCTCAAGGACGGGCGCCGCTTCCTGCCCTGGCTGCGCCGCCTCGCCGGCCCCAGCGTCGGCACCCACCTCGCCGAGGTGCTCGGCCGGGCGTGGTCGACGCTGGGCGGGTTCATCCGCACGCAGGCACTGGTCAGCGCGATCGACGCCGTCTTCATCGGCCTGGGACTCGTGCTCGTCGGCGTCCCGCTGGCGGTCCCGCTCGCCGTGCTCACGTTCTTCGGCGGCTTCGTGCCGATCGTCGGCGCCTTCGTGGTCGGGGCACTCGCGGTGCTGGTCGCGCTCGTCTCCAACGGCTGGGTGGGCGCGCTGATCGTCCTCGGTGTCGTGGTCGCCGTGCAGCAGCTGGAGGGCAACGTGCTCTCGCCGTGGCTGCAGTCGCGCAGCATGAGCCTCCACGCCGCGGTGGTGCTGTTGTCCGTCGCCCTCGGGTCCGCGCTGTTCGGCATCGTCGGCGCCTTCCTCGCGGTGCCGGTGACCGCCATGATCGCGGTGGTCTTCCGCTACCTCGACGAGCAGGTGACCGCCCGCTCCGAGGCCTGGGTCGTGCCGGCGCGCTCCCCGGACGAGCCCGACACCGATGCGGACGCGGGAGCCCGGGGCGGTCCGGAGCCCGAGACCCCGCCTGCCTGAGCCACCGGCGAGGGGGGCCGTCCCCTGCAGCACCGACCCCGGTTCGCGGCGGCGGCCTACGATCCAAGGGTGAGCGTGGCCCGCGAACGCCCGACGATCCTGGTGACCGGTGCAGCCGGCCCGGCCGGCCGCGCGCTCGGCGTGCTGATCGGCCGGCTCCCGCCGACCCGGCGGCCCCGCGCCGTGGGCGTCGACCTCGCGCCGCGACCGACCGAGGGCTACGAGGTGGTCGAGGCGGTGCCGGGCGCCGACGACCCGCGCTACGACCGGGCGATGCTCGACCTGCTCGGCCGCCACCGCCCGGACCTGGTCCTGCCCACCGTCTCCGAGGAGCTCCCGCGCCTGGCGGTCCTGGCCGCGGCCACCGGCCTGGGCGACCGCGGCCTGGTCCTCTCCGGGCCCGGCCCGGCCCGGATCGCCGGTGACAAGCTGCTGACGATGTGGGCGCTCGCCCGTGGCGGCGTACCCGTGCCCCGCCACGCCGCCGGCGGCGAGCTGGCCTCGGCGTCGGAGGCCCTGCGCTGGGCAGGAGGGCCGGTCGTGGTCAAGCCGCGGGTCTCGCGCGGCGGCCGTGGCGTGCACGTGGTCGAGCACGCCGACGACCCGGTCTGGAACGGTCTCGACGACTCGTGGGTCGTGCAGGCCTTCGCCGGCGGGGTCGAGTACAGCCCCCAGGTGCACCGGTCCCCGCGCACCGGCGAGTGTCTGGTGGTCGTGCTCGAGAAGACCGGTCGCAAGCAGGGAAGGGTCGGCAACGCGACCTCGGTCGTGCGCCTGCCCGACGACGCGGCGACGGACGTCGCGGCAGTCGCCCGACGGACGGTCGAGACGCTGGACCTGGTGGGCCCCGTCGACCTCGACGTACGCCGGCTCGACGACGGCACCCCGGTGGTGCTCGAGGTCAACGCCCGCTTCGGGGCGGTCTCCCCCGCGGCCCCCGAGCTGCTCGACGCGGTCCTCGACGAGGGGGCCGGGGCCGTCCCGTGACGTCCCTCCTCATCGCCCTGGTGCTCGTCGTCGGGATGGCCCTGCTCATCGGCGGGATCGTGCGTCTGACGTTCGTGCCGCTCGCGATCCTGTTCGCCGTGCGCGAGCGCCGCGCCCCCGCGGGGCCGATCGGTCTCGGCCCGATGTTCGCCGAGCCGCCGACCGTGGCCGTGGTCGTCCCGGCGTACGAGGAGGGCGTGGTCATCGACGCGTGCGTCGCCTCCATCCTCGCCACCGGCTACCCGCGGCTGAGCATCGTGTGCGTCGACGACGGGTCCAGCGACGACACCTTCGCGCGGATGCAGCGCCTCGCCCGGAAGCACCCCGAGGTGCAGGCGATCCGCCAGCCGAACGCGGGCAAGGGCGCCGCCCTCAACACCGGCGTGGCCGCCAGCTCCGGCGAGATCGTGGTGATGGTCGACGCCGACGGCGTGTTCGGCCACGACACCCTCACCGAGCTGCTGCGCGGGTTCCGCAACGAGCGCGTGGGCGCCGTGGGCGGCAACGACCAGCCCGGCAACCTCGACCGCGTGCAGACCCGGTTCCTGGCGCTGATCAGCCACGTGGGCACCGGGCTGATGCGCCGGGCCCTGGACACCCTCGACCTGCTGCCGGTGGTGTCGGGCAACCTCGGGGCCTACCGCCGCGACGTGCTCGAGCTGACCGGGCCGGTGCGCACCGACACCCTTGGGGAGGACCTCGAGCTGACCTGGCGGGTGCACCGAGCGGGCTACCGGGTGACCTTCAGCCCGCACGCCTGGGTGTTCGCGGAGTCGCCGTCGACTCTGCACGACCTGTGGCGCCAGCGGGTGCGATGGGCCCGCGGGCTGCTGCAGGCGGTCTCCATCCACCGCACGATGATCGGCAACCCGCGCTACGGGGCGTTCGGCCCCTACCTGCTCTACAACACCCTGACCCAGGTGACCGGCCCGTTCCTGTGGCTCCTCGGCCTGGTCTCCCTCACGGCCCTCGTGGGGGTGGACGGCGCCTCGTGGCTGCCGGCGTCGTGGCTCGCCTGGCTGCTCGCCCTCAGCCTGGTGGGCTCGACCGCGCTGCTGGTGCTGGCGCTCCTGCTCGACCAGGCCCTCGCGGACCTGCGTCACCTGTGGACGCTGCCCCTGTGGCCGCTCTACTCCACCCTGATGAGCTTCGTCATGCTCGACGCCGTACGGCTCGAGCTCGGCAGAGCGGAGAACCGATGGAACAAGGCGCGACGCACCGGGACGGTGTCGGTCCGGGGCAGCGACGGCGCTGGCCCTGGCTCGTGATCCTGGTCCTCGCGATCCTGGCGACGACGGTGGCCGCGCTGAGCGTGGCGCGCCCCTGGGAGGACGTCCCGCCCACCATGCGGCGGGGCCAGGCACCCGCCGAGGCCCGCTCGGTCAGTATCGACTTCGGGATCGTCACCGACCCGGAGACCGACTGGTCGGCGATCGACGAACGTCTCGACCGGGTGGGCGCGAACATGGTCGTGCTGGGAGCCGGCCGCGTGGAGTTCACCGCCTTCGACTGGTCGAGCCATCCCGACGCCGCTGCCGAGCCGGGCACCGACCACATCGCGCGCGCCGCCCGAGCACTGCAGGAGACCGAGGACGGCGCCCAGCGCGACTTCGCGCTGCTCGTCGACGCCTACGTCCCCAACTGGATCGCCGCCGACCCCTCGATCGCGGGTGCCGAGGAGAGCGGCTACCGCTCGACGTACCAGGCATCGGCCTACCAGCTGGCGCGGGGCGAGGTCGGCGACCGCCTCGTCGAGTACGTCGTGGCCCTCGGCGAGCGCTACCTCCCGGCACAGATCGCGATCACCGAGCTGTTCCTGGACCACACCGCCGGACGCCAGGACCTGCAGCTGTTCCAGGAGATGACCGGCGCCGAGGACTGGCCTCGCGCGCCCGACGGAACGGTCGAGAACAACGCCGACGTGCTGCGCTGGCGCGCCGA includes the following:
- a CDS encoding AI-2E family transporter yields the protein MTASIPEPAPPSRERVIARGLEWCARWSARWILIFIALWLASQVLGRMWTILLPVVLALIVTTVLAPISIFLERRLRLPASLAAASTLLGAIAVIVAVGFALAPSTAGQAGAIADDATAGLDRISQWLRDTDMVTHKQVDTAIDAVQDKLTASASTIASGVLVGVGAVTSALVTLTVTLILTFLFLKDGRRFLPWLRRLAGPSVGTHLAEVLGRAWSTLGGFIRTQALVSAIDAVFIGLGLVLVGVPLAVPLAVLTFFGGFVPIVGAFVVGALAVLVALVSNGWVGALIVLGVVVAVQQLEGNVLSPWLQSRSMSLHAAVVLLSVALGSALFGIVGAFLAVPVTAMIAVVFRYLDEQVTARSEAWVVPARSPDEPDTDADAGARGGPEPETPPA
- a CDS encoding glycosyltransferase; this translates as MTSLLIALVLVVGMALLIGGIVRLTFVPLAILFAVRERRAPAGPIGLGPMFAEPPTVAVVVPAYEEGVVIDACVASILATGYPRLSIVCVDDGSSDDTFARMQRLARKHPEVQAIRQPNAGKGAALNTGVAASSGEIVVMVDADGVFGHDTLTELLRGFRNERVGAVGGNDQPGNLDRVQTRFLALISHVGTGLMRRALDTLDLLPVVSGNLGAYRRDVLELTGPVRTDTLGEDLELTWRVHRAGYRVTFSPHAWVFAESPSTLHDLWRQRVRWARGLLQAVSIHRTMIGNPRYGAFGPYLLYNTLTQVTGPFLWLLGLVSLTALVGVDGASWLPASWLAWLLALSLVGSTALLVLALLLDQALADLRHLWTLPLWPLYSTLMSFVMLDAVRLELGRAENRWNKARRTGTVSVRGSDGAGPGS
- a CDS encoding ATP-grasp domain-containing protein produces the protein MSVARERPTILVTGAAGPAGRALGVLIGRLPPTRRPRAVGVDLAPRPTEGYEVVEAVPGADDPRYDRAMLDLLGRHRPDLVLPTVSEELPRLAVLAAATGLGDRGLVLSGPGPARIAGDKLLTMWALARGGVPVPRHAAGGELASASEALRWAGGPVVVKPRVSRGGRGVHVVEHADDPVWNGLDDSWVVQAFAGGVEYSPQVHRSPRTGECLVVVLEKTGRKQGRVGNATSVVRLPDDAATDVAAVARRTVETLDLVGPVDLDVRRLDDGTPVVLEVNARFGAVSPAAPELLDAVLDEGAGAVP